The genomic region TTACCTCCTCAAGGAAGAAAACTGCAAGGTTGCTGTCAGTCCTTAGAATGgactcattcatttaaaaaatgttgaccGGGGGCCGGCTGGAGGCATAGTGGTTGTTTCCCCCGCTCTGCTGGGGTGGAccggttcctgggttcagatcccgggtgcagaccaacacaccgctggtcaagccacgctgtgggggcgccccacatacaaaatagaggaagatgggcacagatgttagctcagggacaactgtcctcaccaaaaaaaaaaaaaaaaaatgttgactgAACACCCggtgtgtgccaggtgctgtcctAGAGCTTGGGATACCCTGAGGATCAGAACgagatccctgccctcaaggagcttgcagCCTAGCAACTGCAGCCAGGCTACAGCTCCTTGCGGTCGCTCTGAGCGCTGGCTGTCCCCTGCCCTTACAGGAGGGCGGTGGCCCCTGGAAGCTCAGTGCTGAGGCCAGAGTGGGTTTGGCGCGCTCGCCCCCGCGCCCGGGGTCTGCCCTGGCCGGCAGCCGGCGCCCTGCAGGTCTGAGCACACGCGGGAACTGATTTTACAGGCCGGGGCTCCGCAGCCCCCGTGCTGGCGGGACGCACACAGGGTCTCAGGACTCTAAGACAGTAGAGGACTGGAAGATTCTGTCCATCCCTAACAAAGGACTCCAACGGGAGTGGAGTGGAGCGAGCAGAATTTGACACCCACGTTAGCGAGGAAAGAACCGTGGGACGTTGACAGGAGCGTTGCGAGTCTAAGAAACAAACACATTCGGGCTTGAAGGCAGCGCCGGGCTGCGCCGTCCAGAGCCCTGGGAGCGGCAGCTGTTACAGGGGCTGTGGCAGCGCCGAGGCATCCTGGGGAAGGCGGCTCCAGAGCGCGGCCCCAGACCTCCGTGCGGGGACCCCGCCGCGGCTGCTGTGGGAGGAAGCCGGCCGGCGCGAGGACGTCCTCCAGGCCGAGCCCTGCGCCCGGGGTGGCGCGGCGGGGCAGGCCGGCCGCGGGCCGTTCTGGAGCGCAGGCGCACCCGGTCCAGGCCTCCGAGGAGGGCGTGGCGCCCTTGCGACCTCGCCGTGTCCTGCGGCGCCACCTTTCGTGTCGTCATTACAGCGCCTCTAAAGGAGCGGTCCTCTCTGAGGCGGCGCTCGCGTCCACTCGGTCCACAGGCACTGCCCGGCCGAGCTATCCCTCGCCTGCCAGGCAGGCGCCCCTCTCCGCCGCCGCTGGCCCGCGCCAGGGACAAGTGGCTCGGAGCAGCGGGCTCTGCGGAGGTCTGGCCGCGCGGTGGCCCTCGCGGCTCGGGCTCCCTGTCCCATCAGACGCGCTCAGGCCGAGCAGCAGCATGTAGGCGAGCATCCCTCCCGGCAGTGGCTTCCGACCCCACGCCGCGCCTGCGCACATCCCGCCCCACGCCGCGCCTGCGCACATCCCGCCGCGGGCCGCGCGCCCGGCGTCTGCGGCGCTGACTGGCAGCGTCGGCCGGCTGCTCGGGGATCCCCTCAGTGTTCGCCGGCTAAGTCCTGCGCCGCCGCACCGGGACGCGGCGCCCTTGCGACCGCCGCGCCGGCCTCCCGGCTCCGGCCCTGCTCCCCTCGGCCGCGGCGCTCCCTGCCGGCGAAGGGGCAGGTTCCCCCGAGCCCCCGCCCCGAGGCTGCCGCCGGCCGCGGAGAGCCCCGACTCCGTGGGCACGGCCCCGGCAGGCGGGGAGGGACGGGGCCTGTGCCGCGCCCGCGCGTCCCTGTGCTGTGCAGCCGTCACTCTGCACGGACCCGCGTACTGGCCGCGTCCTCCCAAACCCCGCGCGCCGGCCGCCTCCCGCCCGCGCTGCGCCGAGGGCGGACATCCCGTGCCACCGGGACTTGTCTGTGCAACGGAAGCTCCGCGCGGCCGGGTCTGCAGACGCCTTGGAGGGCCCGGGTCGGCTCTGTCCTTCGGAGCACGACCATCTGGAGTAGACCGCTTGGTTTAAATCCTTCCTCCGCCCCTTGCCCCAGCTGTGTGACGTTGGACAATAgcaacctctctgttcctcagagcTTTTGTTTGCAAAATAGGGCTAAGTGATCAGAATAGTGCCAGGCACTTAGTGCTACATGTAGTAGCTACTTAGACTGTTTAAGGATAATTACTCGGGAACAAACTCCTCTTGTCCCCCTGTGCTGCATGCTCTGGCCGCAGGAGTCCTCCTTTGTCCGGCCACACCCGCTGCATTCTCACCACCACGGGCATCTGGAGCCAGTGCCAGCTTTGCACTTGGGAGACTTGCTCAGGGTTTCCGGCAGTTCCCCGGGCTAGTGGGGAAGCATCTTGCCCAGTCACGACCAGTCGCTAAGTCGACTTGCAAACCAATGGCTCGGAGTTTCACCCCGAGAGAGGCGCCTCCCTGGCCTGTGACTACTCCCGCGGGTGAGAGGACTGGAGGAGGACAGGCTCTGTGCCTGGCCCAGGGGCCCTTTTAAATGGGCTTCTGAGCGCATGTCCCTGGGCTGGGATCACCCTtcttcctttggtgaggaagattggccctgattcTTCCTGGTCCGGCGTGTGGGACGCCTGcgcagcgtggcctgatgagtggtgcgtcGGTCCTTGCCCGGATCCGAaccgcaaacccaaccactagacccccgggccggcccctcggTTCACCTTTCAAACCAGGGGTCTCGAACCTGCCTGTCTTTGAACTCGAGGATGGGGTGCCCCCGCCCCCCATTTGGCAGGGCCCTCAGAACCCGGCCCGGGCCTGCCTGGTGCCGGCGGGCCCCCTGGATTAGGGGCGCTTCCCTGCCGGGACACGAAGACCGGGCGGGGTGCGCTCTGGCTGGACTCGAGTGGGTTCGGTCCCTGAGCGCGGGCGGCACGCGCTGCCCTCCGCTCCGGCCTCTGCGGGGACGTCCCGGCCTCCGGACGGTCCTCAGCCGCGTGCCTGTGACCCCGTGCGAAGCGCCGGCGGCcaggcccgccccgccccgccccgccctgccccccaccaccgccctgcccccaccaccGCCGGCACCCAGAGCTCGCGGCCGCCCAgagcgcgggcagcggcggcggacaggCGGACAGACGGACAGACGGCCGGCGCGGGCGCAGCCGCTGTTGGCGTGTTTGAGACACGGGCCGTAGCGGCTGGGGCCTCCCAGGGATACTGGCCTGTGTGTCCATACTTGCCGGCTCACAGAAGATGCGCCGCCGCCCTTCCCGGGGGAGAGGACGTCCAGCACAGGCCCCGGAATGGCTGCAAGAGCGCGGGACCGGCGGACGGCCGGGAAGGGGCGGAGGCGGTCAGCGCCCGGGGCCGGTGGCCAGCAAGggcccgcgcccccgccgccctGAGAGTCTCGGTTGTTCTGCCCGGATCAGCTTACTTGCCGCCGCCACCCAGTTACTTCCGAAGCCGGGCAAACGCCTAGCCTTTGCAacttttcactctcctccctcctgtctcctcttgaCTCAGGACAGCAGGACCGAGAACACAGGGTGATCCGAGGCCGCGGCTTCCAACTTAACGAGGCTTCGGCCAGATCACTGTGTGCAAGGTGAGAGCACTGCTCAGTTATTCAAAACGAACCGAAAGGTCACATACTCGGACAGTGTGTGTTCacttattcatgcattcatttattcgttcaaGAAAGACTGAGAAGCTGTCATTATACATCAGCTACTGGTCCAGGCCCTGAATTTACAAAGATGAAAGAAAGTCCATGTATGACAAACAAGTTCCTGATTGTAGGTTATTTTCAGAGAATTTCTACTGTCCATGAAACAAAGATTTTCACTGGTTTCTCCACACTGACGTGAAGCTTGAGAATGCCCGAGGGGGGCGGGCACCGGCTTGTGATGCCTGGGCCTAGGGCAGCAGTGGCCTTTCCTACCTCCTCTTCCAGAGACACGTTCCAGGTGCCAAggctctcccaccctccccaccacccacgATGTCAGCTGCATCAGGTGCACGTCAGGAGGCCACAATGTCTCAcaggagggaaggagacaggaagGTGTGCAAGCTCCACCACCTACTCACTCCCACCAAGCCCATCCCTGCTGGGAAAATGTGCCGGGAAGGTTGACAGGCTGTCCACTGTAGCTGTGCTCTAGTCCTGCTACTGAACATGCCAAAATCCTACAGAGAAGTTAGAATTTTATTACAGGATTATGCACAGGGATTATTTTAAGGGATTTggactgtgtgtgtatatatacacacacacacgtaaagaAATGTCAACTAAGATTTCTCACATGGCAGCTCATCCAAGGTCAGCAAATGAGTAGATCATGTTAATGGCTTGTCAATCCATGAATTTATACCCAGCAGGACTCCAATCAACCATGGACTCAGTACAGAAATTGGTATCTGAGTCTGACAACCAAAACACAATACAAAGGAGACGGTGCTCCTGTTTGCCAGCTGGGCGGCTGACGCTGGAGCTGTCGCCCCTCCCTCGGCACCCGCAGGAAAAAACAGTGCTGCCTGCCCTGCGGTCCTCCACCCGCCCGCTGATGCTGTGTGGGCGTTGcagtctttcctctctctgcttatTCTGCCCATGGGATATCTCCCCAGACTTTCTCTCCCAGCTGCGTCTGCGTCCGTCCTTTGTCATGATGACTGGGAGTGGTCACAGCCTGCCCCAGCAGGCACCCACCACCCTGGCCAAACCCCAGCCCTTTCAGAAGGGGTTCAGGGTTGGGCGTGGGGGTACCTCTGTCACCTCAGCAAGCTTCTTTCTTTGGCCGGACTTGTCTTTAACCTGCACGATGTGTAGACATTTCCTGGCGCAGGCCCAGCAGGGAGGGAGCAGCCACCCCTGCCATAGTGTCCTCACCCAAGTAGTTTTAGACACGATGTTTGAGACTCTGTCTCAGGAAGCTCTGGAGCGGGTGTCGTCCATTAACAAGCGCTGTCTCCTCCGAAGGTCTCCATCCAGGGATCCGGGTGAGGGAGCCAGAGCCCTGAGACTTCCTAAGCTGCCTGCCTGCTCTGCCCTGCTGCCAGCGTCTGAGTCAGTGGCAGCCCCTCCCTCGCCGCCTGGACCGCCCGTCAGAAGGTGGGAGAATGGGAGGAAGGCTGACCGCCTGTGTGAAATGAGGTTTGATGATCTGTGTCTTTTTCTGTGCCTTTAATCAGGCTTTGGAGAGTCCACTGGGCTCATGTTTGGtgtttgttcttaaaaataatttcttgggCCGCCcggtggccgggtggttaagtgcacgcgcttcgctttggtggctcagggctttaccagttccaatcctggccgtggacatggcaccgctcatcaggccatgctgaggcggcatcccacatgccacagctagaaggacccacaactaaaaacacacaactatgtaccggggggctttggggagaaaaaggaaaaataaaatcttaaaaaaaaaataatttccaaaagtacttattgaaataaaaatgtgtcatTCTGGTTCCCATCTTCAACTGCTAATAGTGACTTATAGACTGAGTTTTGATAAACTTGAGGAAACTATTCATCTTTCAGATGATCATAAGATGGGCTGGAGCCCCGCGAGCGGAAGCGCCCCCCAGGGCTCCCCTGCGTGAGGCCTGGTCTCTGCTCCTGTGACCCCTCACAACAGCAGGCAACCCCTAGATGTGTTGACAAATCCTGTAAAAGCACTTTTTGTTGTACTCAGATTGAAGATCCAATACAAATCTTTGTTCACGGGCGGTTTAAAAATGggtctatttatttattagcaGAACCTGAAAACAATTCCTGTGGAGATGGCACTGGTCAGGAAAGTCATTTTGGGGTTTTAGCGCACATTCTTCTCATGATTTCTAATTGAGTTTTGGCTTTTGGGGGCCATGGCCAAGTGTGAGGGTGTGACAGAAGAAAACACACCTCCTGACCTTAGTACGGTAGGTGTCAAAGGACTTGAGGCCCCTTGAGCAAGGTAGGAGGTAAGCAAGCAAGAAGGAAGTGGCTGGGTGGCAGTCACTGTGCCCCCGTGGCAAAAATGTCAGAAAGTGATTTGCACGAAAGTGAGAAAGTGGTTCTGACCAATCCTACTTTGCATTAAACCGGATCAGTTTCACCCACCCTAACACAGGCCTGCATttcccacagtgctcttacgggaGATTTCCTGAAAGCAAGTTTCAGCAAGAAGCTGGAAAGGCTTCTCAGGAAGAAGGTCGGGCTGGCAGTAATCAGGGTGCACCCAGGCACTCGGCAATCGTCCCCAGTGAGAACAGACGGAGCCCTCCCCACAGGTGAGAATGCTGGGAAGGGTGGCGGTGTCTGGGTGCAGGCAGCAGTAAGAGGAGCCAGTGCTCCAATGCAGACACACATGGAAGAAGTGTGGAGCTACAGAAGCAGCTCCACAGAAGAAATGGGGAGTGGGGGAGCTTCTGGGAGTAGGAACCGAAAACGGCGAGTTGATTCTTGGATGGGTTCCATGCCCCGGGGAAGACTCTCTCAGTATGGCTGTCTTCCCTCTGATGCGTTGTCATCTCAGCCGGGCCCAGCTCATCAAGAAGCTGAGTACGCAAGAAAACGACTCCTCGGGCTCTGCAGACATCTTCCCTGGTCAGGAATGTGTCCCAGTGGCTGCCTTGACGGCTCCTAACGACATTCCCAACAGTCCTTCACAACACTCCCCGTGTGGCCACAATAGCAAAAGGACTTTCTTATGGCCAAAAGATTCAGTGGTTACTCCCAAATGGTTAACCAAATGGTTCTAAGAAGTGGCTACTATGGAATAGAAGGAGCAAAGAGGACATACCAGCTCGAGCTCACCATTCAGAAATCCCTGGGAACAAGAGTGGGCAGTGGCTCCCCACTCCAACACTGGACACTCCACCACCATCACTTACTTGGTCTATTGTGCTCAAGTGAGTCTTTATGGGAAGACACCTTCCTCCTTGGACATTAACATTCAAGTGAGTGCTTCCTTACCCATTTCCCAATACCTGTTCCTATTCTATAAGCCTCAAATTGCTCCAAACCCTTCTGTACCTTTGACTGCCCACGTGCCCACCATGCACGGGGTTCTGCCTGTTGAAACACAGGAGATAGCATCGAGGGGTCCCCCCCCCCGTCCCTGAGGCAGGCAGAGACTGCTGAGCAGAAGGTGCTGAGGGGCCACGGTGGTTCCTGAGGCTAGGGGAAATTCCGCTTGAGGCCTGGGAGCATGGCATCCTGTGCTCATTACTGTAGTTGTCCTCTCTGATGCTGGTCTGATGTAAAGGGGAGGTAAGAAAGCATACTCCCTAAAAACTGTATTCAGGTCAATCATTTCTGGGACTGTGAAGACATTATTCTCTGTGCTATGATCTTTTAAAGTAGCCTTAAGAAGACGTAAAAGCACAGGTCTCGAACACAGAGAGCCTTTTAAATAGCTGACACATTTCCATCACAGGTGGGACGGTGGTGTACACGTATGGACAGCACTCTCAGGAACACCATCTGTAAAGCAGTGCGGGAAGCAGGACCACGATGCAGCTGCCAGAGGCACTGGCCAGTTCCACGGGGCACTCTGAAGTTGGGGTGGTCCCTCAGATACCCCAGACTGGGTCAGGGAGCTTGGGCTTTTGTGCCCCTCATTGGCACGTGTGGATGTAAGCTTGGGTGATGCTGCTCCCTTCCGAGGGCAATTCCTGGGGGAGGGACCAGGCTGAGGGGAGTGTCTGGGTCCTAAAGGAAGGGGTCTGGGCAGTGCACCAGTGTCCACTATCTCCCACCAGCTCACTAACAATGAGaccaacattattttaaattatttatttttttctatagtaCATCTCATTCAAATCTTAGAACAGTCTGATACATTTTTCTCCAAGCACAACTTATACTCATTTCAgatgcttttttcctttccttcttttaatcTTACAGGATGGACAAAGGTACTCACACTTCAACAGACAAAAGACATCCCTTAgagtttattaaaaatgcagcttCCCAGGCCCCCCTCCCAGAGCTTCTGAGTGTCTGGGGCAGGTCCTAGGGATGCAAAACTTTCAAACTCTCCTCGTCACCTCTGCTGCAGGTGGTCTTTGAACCACCCTTAGAGGAACACTGCTTAGGACTTGTCCATTATCTACTGGAAGCAATTTCAGAAAATCCAGGAATAATTAAGTATACAGAAATAGCTCTTCTATAAAATTTCCGTATAAAAATAATGGTATTTATTTACAAAGTTTGAGTTGCTACAAAATAATACATCATATTAGGTTCGGGACTTCAATCTAATCGAGGCTACGTTAGGCAAGTCGGATGTGGTGTTtgcattttccccttctttctcttgtttaaacTGGTTAAAGCATGTGGCACCAGGATGGTTCCTTCATGcagaaagaagcaaaactataTTTTCTGGAAATAACACCTAACAGCACATGATCAGAGTAAAGCATCTCTAAACGAAAAGGTGAACAAACTGGTGATTTGGGCTCACAGCCTTTCTCTTTTCATCCACAAGTCAAGTGTGGTGGGACACAAAGGACCTCGGGGACCCTCAGCGTTACACTGCAGTCCGAAGAGCTCGGGCCTCCTGAGCAGCCAGTGCAGTTGGCTACTTGGCAGTTCCAGTTGTCAGGACTCTGAAGGACTGAACCTATCATGTTACTACTGGGAAAGAGAGAACTGCAGCGTGCTCAGAGAAGCCTTTTAGCGCAAAGTATCTGGGTCCTCAGTGACCTTTTGGTATGAAAACATCTTTGACCCCAGTTGTGATCAAGCAAAATCATGAGATCATTTGTTATTAAACTGTGCCTGGCATGTTGAAGATGAGGCAGGGTAAGTCACAAAATGGTGAGACTGAAGTGACAAAGTGATGGGTTTTAAAACCCAAACATGATCTGGGGAAGTTTCTGTGTCGAGACAGACATGGCCAGAAACGAGCTAACGTGTACAGATGGGTCAGCTGGTAACTGAACCTCTCAAGCTCCGCGCCACCCACCCAGTGACCAGTGTGCACAACAGTCCTCGCCCGTGGAGGACAGAGTTTCTTCCCAGGTGTGACTGTCCACACGTGGGGGCTTCTGAGTTGAGAGCGGCCCGAAGCTGACCCCACAGCCTCAGGCTGGGACTCATGAGTGGAGTCCCATCTCTGCTCCTTGGCTGATGCTAATCCAAACGCATCTGGAGGGACTGTGCTGAGGGCGTGGATTTCAGGAGGCAGAGTCGTTTTAAATGAGTGgagtggaagagatgttctctcCCATCCCGAGGCCTGTGGCGGAGAAGGGGTGAGAGCCGCCCCTACATTTCAGCCACATTCTGCTTCCAATGCAGCTAGAGGCAGGCAGGACCAGAGTCCCATCTGCTGGAACAGCAAGGGGTCAAGATGGCACTGCACCCTCCAGGCCTTTTTGTAAAGCCAAGACTATCTAAGAACCATGCACGATTTTACCTTGCCTGAGAGGAGCTGCACAGAATACACATCCTACACGAATACATTTCCTCCTGTGTCCACACCAGCCGAACGGACATCTGCCACCGTTTAAGCTCCTGTACTCGTCAGGGACTCCTGGGGCGGAACTGCATGCTCTAAGTTTTGTGTCCTTCACTTTTTCTTCCTTAGCAGAGCGTGACTGTGGGAAAATTCGATCTCAAAGCTTATCCAAACATAACTTTTCAGAGAGATCTTGGTTATGTAAAGGGGTTAATTCCTGAGAAATGTTATAATTTAGGTGGACGTTAGGCTTGAacttttttaaaggtaaaatctTAAGCAAACGTCAGTCTTCTTCCTTTTGAGTAACAGTGTTCGGCTTGAGTGGAAGTTAAGGAACTGAACACTGGACTGACAGTgaactggaggcagagaggcaCATCTCGGGGTGACTCGCACAGCAGGGTGCAGGCCCCTGGCACACAGAGGGTCTTCAATAAACAGATATCACGATCATCAGCGCTTGGGGACATTGCTTTGGGTGCATGAAAATGGGGAAGCTATTTGGGAAAATGAGCCATAAGTAGTCTTTCATCCCACTAACGCCAGACCACATGCAGAATAAAAGATTATGTTTTATGTATCTATATAAAAAGTAGATCTCTATGTATCCAACAACTtgtaaaactagaagaaaacacctAGAAAAGCGATTACTTTTTTATGGAAGGCAACGAAGCCAATAATGAGAACTTCATGGGTAGTCAGAATCTTCTCTTGGTTTACGGACGCTACCTGCAGCTAAGcttggttttcttttaaatcttaaaaattctttaGCTGACTCCAAAATGTATGCTTAAAACTGGAACAGGGCAGCCTTGGAACTGACACTCCAAGTGCGTGGCAGGGGACAGCCATCTATCTGTCAATTATCTGACTTAGGACAAATGCCACTTTCTCAggggccttccctggccacctcCAGACAAAGCAACCTTTCCTCCATTGTCTCATCACCCTGTCGTTTTCTCCGTAGCACTAGTCAATCTGAGTGTTTTCTGTCCTGTATTCACTCAAACACTGACGGACTAACTCCACACTCACTGTCCAACCCCGCCTGCAGTCAGTCCTGGGGTCTAGCTCCCAGCTGTGGGAAGGGTGCTCCTTTCATCAGcccgaggggagggagggagagggattCAAAGGGCCCTTGAGGTGAGCCACTGAGGAAGCTCACAGGCCTCTCTGCTAGTGGTTCTGGGAGGAGATGAGGCCTTCCCCGCCTTTGCTAACCCTGCCCCCACCAACACCCACCCCACTATGTTCTGACGTCACAGGGCCTGAGTCTCATCTGCACCTGGGGCAACTCCACTGTCTCTACAACCCAAGTCGCCCAGAGTCGCGAGGTAGCAAACAGCCGACTTAAGATGACTGCACGACTCACAGGCGACTGTGCGGCAGACAGACAGAGCCCCTCCCTTGTGAACTAGCTCCCTTGGAATGATCTGATGGGGCTAATTTGTGTTT from Equus caballus isolate H_3958 breed thoroughbred chromosome 16, TB-T2T, whole genome shotgun sequence harbors:
- the LOC138918089 gene encoding uncharacterized protein isoform X2 → MLMACQSMNLYPAGLQSTMDSVQKLVSESDNQNTIQRRRCSCLPAGRLTLELSPLPRHPQEKTVLPALRSSTRPLMLCGRCSLSSLCLFCPWDISPDFLSQLRLRPSFVMMTGSGHSLPQQAPTTLAKPQPFQKGFRVGRGGTSVTSASFFLWPDLSLTCTMCRHFLAQAQQGGSSHPCHSVLTQVVLDTMFETLSQEALERVSSINKRCLLRRSPSRDPGEGARALRLPKLPACSALLPASESVAAPPSPPGPPVRSALTGDFLKASFSKKLERLLRKKVGLAVIRVHPGTRQSSPVRTDGALPTGGTVVYTYGQHSQEHHL
- the LOC138918089 gene encoding uncharacterized protein isoform X1 — protein: MLMACQSMNLYPAGLQSTMDSVQKLVSESDNQNTIQRRRCSCLPAGRLTLELSPLPRHPQEKTVLPALRSSTRPLMLCGRCSLSSLCLFCPWDISPDFLSQLRLRPSFVMMTGSGHSLPQQAPTTLAKPQPFQKGFRVGRGGTSVTSASFFLWPDLSLTCTMCRHFLAQAQQGGSSHPCHSVLTQVVLDTMFETLSQEALERVSSINKRCLLRRSPSRDPGEGARALRLPKLPACSALLPASESVAAPPSPPGPPVRSALTGDFLKASFSKKLERLLRKKVGLAVIRVHPGTRQSSPVRTDGALPTGENAGKGGGVWVQAAVRGASAPMQTHMEEVWSYRSSSTEEMGSGGASGSRNRKRRVDSWMGSMPRGRLSQYGCLPSDALSSQPGPAHQEAEYARKRLLGLCRHLPWSGMCPSGCLDGS